One window from the genome of Leptospira perdikensis encodes:
- a CDS encoding CaiB/BaiF CoA transferase family protein: MSQNQNQTSQGPLAGVKVVDLSLLLPGPLCSQHLADMGAEVIKIENPRAYDGSRAMFKGKTGYPALYMMLNRNKKAITLNLKRESAKEILFKLLEDADILLEGFRPDGMDKMGIGYEVLKEKFPRLIYCGISGYGISGKYVDFAGHDLNYLAISGVLDQTGNPPRPAGFQLADVGGGTLTALSAILAALYYREKTGKGQRIDISMTDASLQFLSLYGGILSASGTSPEAGNDILSGKLPNYNVYETKEGRYVALGALEDMFFQTFLRAAGMENLTKDHPMNEENIPLIKQTLTEYFKSKTYSDLQPLFDNTDACLSPILNMKEVSEDPHMKDRGMVLERNHPKYGPILQFGSPFHFSETPFVYRNDPPEHGEHTEAILGDLGYSKEKIADFKKDRVI, translated from the coding sequence ATGAGCCAAAATCAAAATCAAACGTCCCAAGGACCACTTGCCGGTGTGAAAGTAGTCGACCTTTCTTTACTCCTTCCCGGGCCTCTCTGTTCGCAACACTTAGCTGATATGGGAGCAGAGGTTATCAAAATCGAGAACCCTCGAGCCTACGATGGCTCTAGGGCTATGTTTAAAGGAAAAACTGGATACCCTGCTTTGTATATGATGTTGAATCGGAATAAAAAGGCGATCACACTGAACTTAAAAAGAGAATCAGCAAAAGAAATTCTCTTCAAACTTTTGGAAGATGCTGATATTTTACTCGAAGGTTTTCGTCCTGATGGAATGGATAAGATGGGAATTGGTTATGAAGTCTTAAAAGAAAAATTTCCACGTTTGATTTATTGTGGGATTTCTGGCTATGGAATTTCGGGTAAGTACGTAGACTTTGCTGGACATGATTTGAATTACCTCGCGATCTCGGGAGTCCTTGACCAAACCGGAAATCCTCCAAGACCTGCTGGTTTCCAATTGGCCGATGTGGGAGGCGGAACTCTCACTGCTCTTTCTGCCATCCTTGCCGCTCTCTACTATAGAGAAAAAACAGGTAAAGGACAACGTATCGATATTTCCATGACAGATGCTTCTCTCCAATTTCTTTCGTTATACGGTGGAATTTTGTCAGCTTCTGGAACATCTCCAGAAGCAGGGAATGATATTCTCTCTGGTAAATTACCAAATTATAATGTGTATGAAACCAAAGAAGGTAGGTATGTGGCTCTTGGTGCTTTGGAAGATATGTTCTTTCAAACTTTTTTGCGAGCAGCGGGAATGGAGAATCTTACAAAAGACCATCCAATGAACGAAGAAAATATTCCTCTAATTAAACAAACGTTGACAGAATATTTTAAATCAAAAACTTATTCAGACTTACAACCGTTATTTGATAATACTGATGCATGTTTATCTCCGATTCTCAACATGAAAGAAGTTTCAGAGGATCCGCACATGAAGGACCGGGGAATGGTTCTTGAACGAAACCATCCCAAATATGGGCCAATCCTCCAATTTGGGTCTCCTTTCCACTTTTCCGAGACTCCCTTTGTCTACAGAAATGATCCCCCGGAACATGGGGAACATACAGAGGCGATTTTGGGTGATTTGGGTTACTCCAAGGAAAAAATTGCAGATTTCAAAAAAGACCGGGTAATCTAA
- a CDS encoding DMT family transporter, whose translation MQFQVILFFCIAVFFNALANILIKSSSMQDHTKTLSGGLWDTIFTVFNPYFIGGLASFGLALLGYRYVLGKGLKLSLAYPVFTSSGFIIVLIASSLFFKERLNLTQWLGIAFILVGVWLTALQMFDVKS comes from the coding sequence ATGCAATTCCAGGTCATCCTCTTCTTCTGTATAGCCGTATTCTTTAATGCCTTGGCTAATATTTTAATCAAATCTTCATCTATGCAAGATCATACAAAAACTTTATCGGGTGGTCTTTGGGATACAATCTTTACTGTATTTAATCCCTACTTCATCGGAGGGCTTGCGAGTTTCGGTTTGGCTCTACTTGGATACCGCTATGTATTAGGTAAAGGTTTGAAACTCTCTCTTGCTTATCCTGTATTTACTTCTAGTGGATTTATTATCGTTCTTATCGCATCTTCGCTTTTTTTTAAGGAAAGGTTAAACTTAACGCAGTGGTTAGGCATTGCATTCATATTGGTAGGTGTTTGGCTTACCGCCTTGCAAATGTTTGACGTTAAGTCGTAA
- a CDS encoding alpha/beta fold hydrolase, with amino-acid sequence MHGIQTKSDLNREGSNRKMKSKSFRFRNWECAYLDSETPGPVLVFSHANGYSAGCYQYYFNLLSKHYRVLAPDFLGHGRSEFSLEFHNWNVFRDQILALLDHESVLKTNIIGHSLGGASSLLAAAKEPDRFEKVLAMDPVILGWKMILLSKFLENPLAMGAKKRRSHFKSIELVRRSFRKFPAFANFEPSIFEDYLNSCFVSTGHEAEVKLCCDPRVEAKIFGHAHFHVFKNFYGIKTENHIAIPEKFEVCSPKHANLLTKVHPNSDVTIFPGFTHFFPFERPEETWNWMQKCLGIKEGQIS; translated from the coding sequence TTGCATGGGATACAGACAAAATCCGATCTAAATCGGGAAGGGTCAAATAGAAAAATGAAATCAAAATCCTTTCGGTTCAGAAACTGGGAATGCGCCTACTTAGATTCGGAAACTCCGGGTCCCGTTCTCGTTTTCTCTCATGCCAATGGCTATAGTGCCGGTTGTTATCAGTATTACTTTAATTTATTATCGAAACATTACCGTGTGCTTGCTCCTGATTTTTTAGGCCACGGTCGTTCTGAATTTAGTTTAGAATTCCATAATTGGAATGTGTTTCGAGATCAAATCTTGGCACTACTCGATCACGAATCCGTTCTAAAAACAAATATCATAGGTCACTCTCTGGGTGGAGCATCCTCGTTACTGGCAGCAGCCAAAGAACCTGATCGATTTGAAAAGGTTCTTGCGATGGATCCAGTCATCCTTGGTTGGAAGATGATCCTACTCTCCAAATTTTTAGAAAACCCACTCGCAATGGGTGCCAAAAAAAGACGAAGTCATTTTAAATCTATCGAACTTGTTAGGCGATCATTCCGAAAGTTCCCTGCCTTTGCAAACTTTGAACCTTCTATATTTGAGGATTATTTAAACTCTTGTTTTGTGAGCACTGGTCATGAAGCGGAGGTCAAACTTTGTTGTGATCCAAGGGTGGAAGCAAAAATTTTTGGGCATGCCCACTTCCATGTCTTCAAAAACTTTTACGGTATCAAAACAGAAAACCATATTGCGATCCCAGAAAAATTCGAAGTCTGTAGTCCCAAACATGCGAACTTACTCACAAAAGTACATCCCAATTCTGATGTGACCATCTTCCCTGGCTTCACTCATTTTTTTCCGTTCGAGAGACCGGAAGAAACTTGGAATTGGATGCAGAAATGTTTGGGGATTAAAGAAGGGCAAATTAGCTAA
- a CDS encoding metallophosphoesterase family protein yields MKLLQVSDLHLSKSSKDERIYSLTVLKEIFDTAEQTKCDRILFCGDLFNTFPDLEGLRSDFLKEVSSYSGLVYFLPGNHEILEKKGSSNRYADYDWSSKVKVLDETPYSLFEDSGIEFLAIPHQENYSGLLLSPPPPKQTKVRIGLAHGTVSGMSFTGLHEEEEEGGSYLDPHLIQNLGLDYLAIGHLHRARMGTVGKCDVGYAGSSRVWRKGESGPRGGIFIHIDGSNIQTEPVYWKHAGEYREILVSLDTEGKPEESIETYLKGTNPADWVVFRFAGYVDSMTEKQKFQESVLREWKSKFRILEFDPDESQITVIQHLSENEFVKQFLDKMNERKEKMDSTLWKHTRVAGIRLILEGKKNR; encoded by the coding sequence ATGAAGTTATTACAAGTCTCCGACCTCCATCTCTCTAAAAGTTCTAAGGACGAAAGAATTTACTCCTTAACGGTTCTGAAAGAAATTTTTGATACCGCAGAACAAACAAAATGCGATCGTATCTTATTCTGTGGTGACCTTTTTAATACCTTTCCTGACCTAGAGGGACTACGTTCTGATTTTTTAAAAGAGGTTTCTTCCTATTCGGGCCTTGTTTATTTTCTTCCTGGAAATCATGAAATTCTTGAAAAAAAAGGAAGTAGCAATCGTTATGCGGATTATGATTGGTCCTCAAAAGTAAAAGTTCTCGATGAAACTCCCTATTCTTTATTTGAAGATTCAGGAATTGAATTTTTAGCCATTCCCCATCAAGAAAATTATTCAGGATTATTACTTTCCCCCCCACCTCCTAAACAAACGAAAGTTAGGATAGGGCTTGCACACGGAACTGTTTCAGGAATGAGTTTTACCGGCCTTCATGAGGAAGAAGAAGAGGGTGGATCGTATTTAGATCCTCATCTGATTCAAAACTTAGGATTGGATTACCTTGCAATTGGACACCTCCACCGAGCACGTATGGGAACTGTTGGGAAATGTGACGTTGGTTATGCGGGGTCTTCTCGTGTTTGGAGAAAAGGAGAATCCGGACCTAGGGGTGGTATTTTCATTCATATCGATGGATCGAATATACAAACAGAACCTGTGTATTGGAAACATGCTGGTGAATACAGAGAAATTCTTGTGTCTCTCGATACAGAAGGAAAACCAGAAGAGAGTATCGAAACTTATTTAAAAGGTACAAATCCCGCGGATTGGGTTGTTTTTCGTTTTGCAGGTTATGTGGACTCGATGACAGAAAAACAAAAATTTCAAGAATCGGTTCTTCGCGAATGGAAATCAAAATTTCGTATTCTAGAATTTGATCCCGACGAATCGCAAATCACAGTCATCCAACATTTGTCCGAAAACGAATTTGTAAAACAGTTCCTAGACAAAATGAATGAACGAAAAGAAAAAATGGATTCTACTCTTTGGAAACATACTAGAGTCGCAGGCATTCGTTTGATTTTGGAAGGAAAGAAAAACCGATGA
- a CDS encoding beta strand repeat-containing protein: MEVIRGQKGIMFRVCFSIVFLAFSTLSLSCQSITPINLQRLFGSFFASTTGQGSVIYESENFLFTSENGRQAEFTIRLNIEPNSSVRIGPITVSDPTEGVLLSATYLEFSEENWDTPQSIRLAGVDDLIADGNQNYRVQMGTMVSTDIRFSTQGLPVLLVVNTDNESSGVAASPTLGLITSETGETGTIAYVLQTRPMRDVIIRNFVSNDTTEATVAAVELVFTPNNWDVPQTVTVTGVDDFSVDDSTFQISADPTVSDDPAYLGKTVPTITGTNVDDDVAGFTVVNLSGLTTTEAGGAVSFAVVMNTLPTHSVTIPSIVATPSTEGTASPASLTFAPGDWFTPKIITVTGVDDFIVDGSKTVSIVSGAATSTDTDYNGLAGPVFPSVTNTDDDVPGFVLTSPGSLTISENGGTLSFAIHLSSQPPPGFTVTLTGISENNTITNASTTNLIFTNANWNIDQYVNITTNNNSIDEDTRTVTLQFGTVDTGGSADPVYNSVTPPSQVTILVTDDDTAGFTVTPVGGLVVHENGTPTTETFTVVLNSQPTNSVSIPTITSSNTSEITVSPSSLNFTTGNWNTPQTVTITSVLDGLDDGDQNVNITFGNSSSSDPKYSSISIPAVTATNTDSNEPLVRIQNLSASSMVENGTSTITFEIRLSLKPNANVTIGPITSSDGTEAVLLNSSAGVAASRTLTFTPTNGQAANYSGNTSDSGWDVAQVVTIRSVSDSFDDGNIPVTVHIPQASGSYFTGLYPTGSLPGYTETSGDLVVTITDNDTVGFTISSTTLNLTEGGSDGTFTVRLNAAPCDTPGNLAACASGSVTIPITGETFSLPDSTQYTFSPASLTFTHTNYSTTQTVTIMVTNDSINEIATRTHTLTLGAISGSGTDYEGMNPADITINIADDDNPSPSILFTLDAGQPYFTTESGQSAMYSLRLGSRPIPGNQVTVTVATSDATEGMINDGGSPVSSKQYVFDETNWSTSVPVEIQGVSDALTDGNVSYTVTVNGTETGSMPSWYVSFVGSTGATATIVNYSTSENPITVVTPTSMTRAENSAAFPIYILLSQAPTDDVTVPISVTTTFPCELIVSPAVPQFSLSVSSLTITSANWNTIGSHNTVTVTPNDDAVDDGNVSCPIVVGVLSSTDGFYNGVNPYPSSNYPMLTLNDNDSAGVTSSGFTPATVITSQSGASSAFYIHLDSQPTADITVNFSTTPGGLVSFPTAPLTFTPTNFGTGQLVTVTGLDTAAVGDVSYTISSVVTSGETGTGFTPSAIYSALTPLAISGNHINYIYDIIPCTDSNPMNACGISANSSGGLVTSPNLITTEIGGQSRMQVRLRARPSSNVTIPVSSSNVAEGTTSVSNLVFTSSDWNTYQNVVLTGVDDFLVDGNMAYSILFGSLSGGGSGFNGESLPSVSVTNQDND, from the coding sequence TTGGAAGTCATACGAGGACAAAAGGGAATCATGTTCAGGGTCTGTTTTTCCATCGTCTTCCTCGCTTTCTCCACACTCTCTCTTTCCTGCCAATCCATAACACCCATTAATCTGCAGAGGTTATTCGGTTCTTTTTTTGCGTCTACAACCGGGCAAGGTTCTGTCATTTACGAGTCTGAGAATTTTTTATTTACGAGTGAAAACGGAAGACAAGCAGAATTCACAATTCGTTTGAACATAGAACCCAACAGTTCAGTAAGAATTGGGCCAATCACTGTCTCTGATCCAACTGAAGGTGTCTTATTGTCGGCCACATATCTGGAATTTTCCGAAGAGAACTGGGATACTCCACAAAGCATACGTTTGGCGGGAGTAGATGATCTTATTGCTGACGGAAATCAAAATTATAGGGTCCAAATGGGGACAATGGTTTCCACTGACATCCGGTTTTCAACACAAGGCCTTCCTGTCTTACTCGTAGTTAATACCGATAATGAATCCTCTGGAGTTGCAGCAAGTCCAACTCTTGGTCTCATCACTTCCGAAACGGGAGAAACAGGAACCATTGCTTATGTTTTACAAACAAGACCTATGCGAGATGTTATCATCAGAAACTTTGTTTCAAATGACACCACGGAGGCGACTGTTGCTGCTGTAGAACTTGTTTTTACACCTAACAATTGGGATGTGCCTCAAACTGTCACAGTCACTGGTGTGGACGACTTTAGCGTGGACGATAGTACCTTTCAAATATCAGCAGATCCTACAGTATCAGATGATCCCGCTTATTTAGGAAAAACCGTTCCTACCATTACAGGTACAAATGTTGATGATGATGTTGCTGGATTTACAGTGGTCAATTTATCAGGACTCACAACTACGGAAGCTGGTGGTGCTGTGAGTTTCGCTGTTGTGATGAACACTTTGCCTACCCATTCCGTAACCATTCCTTCGATTGTTGCTACACCTAGTACAGAAGGTACAGCAAGTCCTGCTTCTCTCACCTTTGCACCAGGCGATTGGTTCACTCCAAAAATTATCACAGTGACCGGTGTGGATGATTTTATTGTGGATGGCTCCAAAACCGTCTCTATTGTTTCGGGTGCAGCCACTTCTACAGATACAGATTACAATGGTTTGGCGGGACCAGTGTTTCCTTCCGTTACCAATACCGATGATGATGTCCCAGGATTTGTTCTCACTTCTCCCGGAAGTTTAACGATATCAGAGAATGGAGGTACTCTTTCCTTTGCCATCCACCTATCCTCCCAACCACCTCCAGGATTTACAGTAACACTCACGGGAATTTCAGAAAACAATACCATAACAAACGCTAGCACCACGAATTTAATTTTCACCAATGCCAATTGGAACATAGACCAATACGTCAACATTACAACAAATAACAACTCAATTGACGAAGATACAAGGACTGTTACTTTACAGTTTGGAACAGTGGATACTGGTGGTTCAGCCGATCCTGTTTATAATTCGGTGACACCACCTTCACAAGTGACTATACTTGTGACAGATGATGATACAGCGGGATTCACTGTCACTCCGGTCGGTGGACTTGTAGTTCATGAAAATGGAACACCAACGACCGAAACCTTTACCGTAGTGTTGAACTCACAACCTACGAACTCTGTCAGCATTCCGACAATCACATCAAGTAACACCTCTGAAATTACGGTTTCTCCCAGTTCTTTAAACTTTACTACGGGTAATTGGAACACACCACAAACAGTAACCATTACATCTGTGTTAGATGGTTTAGATGATGGAGACCAAAATGTTAATATTACATTTGGGAATTCATCATCTTCAGATCCGAAATACAGCTCTATCTCCATTCCCGCAGTGACTGCCACCAACACAGATAGTAATGAACCTTTGGTTCGTATTCAAAATCTATCTGCCTCATCGATGGTGGAAAATGGAACTTCTACTATTACTTTTGAAATCAGACTTTCCTTAAAACCAAATGCCAATGTAACGATTGGTCCTATTACCTCCTCGGATGGAACAGAAGCCGTTCTACTCAATAGTTCTGCAGGAGTTGCTGCCTCACGTACATTAACATTTACACCAACAAACGGGCAGGCAGCAAACTATTCAGGTAATACAAGTGATAGTGGTTGGGACGTGGCACAGGTTGTGACCATTCGTTCCGTATCTGATTCTTTTGATGATGGGAACATTCCTGTCACAGTTCATATCCCACAAGCGAGTGGATCTTATTTCACGGGGCTCTATCCAACAGGCAGTTTGCCTGGTTACACAGAAACTAGCGGAGATTTGGTGGTTACAATCACAGACAATGATACAGTTGGTTTCACCATCTCTTCTACAACTCTAAATCTCACCGAGGGGGGAAGTGACGGAACTTTCACTGTTCGTCTGAATGCCGCCCCTTGTGACACTCCCGGCAATTTAGCAGCTTGTGCTTCCGGTTCGGTGACCATTCCGATCACAGGAGAAACTTTTAGTTTACCCGACTCCACTCAATACACATTTTCACCGGCAAGTCTCACTTTCACTCATACCAACTACTCAACAACACAAACGGTGACCATCATGGTCACTAATGATTCCATCAATGAAATTGCCACAAGGACCCACACACTTACGTTAGGTGCAATTTCAGGATCTGGCACTGACTATGAAGGAATGAATCCCGCAGACATCACAATCAATATCGCTGATGATGACAATCCTTCTCCGAGCATTCTATTCACTCTCGATGCAGGGCAACCTTACTTTACCACGGAGTCAGGACAATCAGCGATGTATAGTCTCAGGCTTGGAAGTCGACCCATTCCTGGAAACCAAGTAACAGTGACCGTAGCCACTTCTGATGCCACAGAAGGAATGATCAATGATGGTGGATCTCCCGTTAGTTCTAAACAATATGTATTTGATGAAACCAATTGGAGCACGTCCGTTCCTGTGGAAATCCAAGGAGTTTCCGATGCCTTAACCGACGGGAACGTCAGTTATACGGTAACAGTAAATGGAACAGAAACAGGTTCTATGCCATCTTGGTATGTTAGTTTTGTAGGAAGCACAGGAGCCACTGCAACAATTGTAAATTATAGCACTTCAGAAAATCCAATCACTGTAGTTACACCGACGAGTATGACTCGCGCAGAAAACTCGGCAGCCTTTCCCATTTATATTTTACTCAGCCAGGCCCCGACAGATGATGTCACAGTTCCAATATCTGTCACAACCACTTTCCCTTGCGAATTGATTGTAAGTCCTGCTGTTCCCCAATTTTCTCTATCAGTAAGTTCTTTGACCATTACAAGTGCCAATTGGAATACCATTGGATCCCATAACACAGTCACTGTGACACCGAATGACGACGCTGTGGATGACGGAAATGTATCCTGCCCGATTGTAGTAGGAGTTCTTTCTTCTACAGACGGATTTTATAATGGAGTGAATCCTTATCCATCATCCAACTATCCGATGCTCACCTTAAATGATAATGATAGTGCAGGGGTCACTTCTTCAGGCTTCACACCCGCCACAGTCATCACTTCCCAATCGGGAGCCTCTTCTGCATTTTATATCCATTTGGATTCACAACCCACAGCAGACATCACAGTAAACTTTAGCACAACTCCTGGTGGACTAGTGAGTTTTCCGACAGCACCTCTTACATTCACACCAACTAATTTTGGGACGGGCCAACTAGTCACTGTTACAGGACTTGATACAGCTGCGGTCGGTGATGTGAGTTATACAATATCATCTGTTGTGACATCTGGTGAAACTGGTACAGGGTTCACACCGTCCGCGATTTACAGTGCCCTCACACCTTTAGCCATCTCAGGGAACCACATTAACTATATTTACGACATCATACCATGTACTGACTCCAATCCAATGAATGCCTGTGGGATATCTGCAAATAGCTCCGGTGGTCTTGTCACATCACCTAACCTAATCACTACGGAAATTGGAGGGCAATCCCGAATGCAAGTTCGATTGCGCGCACGACCGTCTTCCAATGTTACCATTCCCGTTTCTAGCTCCAATGTTGCGGAAGGAACTACATCCGTTTCTAATCTAGTATTCACCTCCAGTGATTGGAATACTTACCAAAACGTTGTCCTAACCGGAGTGGATGACTTTCTTGTGGATGGGAATATGGCTTATTCGATTTTATTTGGATCGCTCAGTGGCGGAGGAAGTGGGTTCAATGGAGAATCCTTACCAAGTGTTTCTGTAACAAATCAGGATAACGATTGA
- a CDS encoding SH3 domain-containing protein, giving the protein MKLKKKHNSKKNLKIIFFSKQVFFFIFAVFALQCIGTDRKSTEVPIATKCVFMDGLKLRENPSPHEKTHFILKYGESLNIYQLSNHQDLINGIQSNWSLVEFNGTKGWVFSAYLKENCPSEKNKYVGLIRLNHNYPIFHLQAKNSEYMIGNIYKTKDCSEINNQACIYTCAYEAGGGSCSITSFKIDKNLITIQVALKKDLLFVQNNEKYICMIENSEELEPKIIFCDKR; this is encoded by the coding sequence ATGAAATTGAAAAAGAAACATAACTCAAAAAAAAATTTAAAGATCATATTCTTTTCGAAACAGGTCTTCTTTTTTATTTTTGCAGTTTTCGCATTACAATGTATCGGTACGGATCGAAAATCCACAGAAGTTCCGATTGCAACTAAATGTGTATTTATGGATGGATTAAAGTTACGAGAAAACCCAAGTCCTCATGAGAAGACACACTTTATACTAAAATACGGTGAATCTCTAAATATTTATCAATTATCTAATCATCAGGATTTGATTAATGGCATTCAGTCAAATTGGTCTCTAGTTGAATTTAATGGAACGAAAGGATGGGTATTTTCCGCTTATTTAAAAGAAAACTGTCCAAGTGAAAAAAATAAGTATGTTGGTTTGATCCGCCTGAATCATAATTATCCAATTTTTCACTTACAAGCAAAAAATTCAGAATATATGATTGGAAATATTTATAAAACAAAAGATTGTTCTGAGATTAACAATCAGGCTTGTATATACACTTGTGCTTATGAAGCAGGCGGTGGTAGCTGTTCCATCACATCGTTTAAGATTGATAAGAACTTAATTACCATTCAGGTTGCGTTGAAAAAAGATCTTTTATTTGTTCAGAACAATGAAAAATACATTTGTATGATAGAGAACTCAGAGGAACTTGAGCCAAAAATTATTTTTTGCGATAAACGTTGA
- a CDS encoding sulfatase codes for MKLKSAFINFILFVFLFCFFPFFFCKKIGSDTEPESIPSTTKKRPNVLWIVIDSLRGDIIGHYGVTPNLDLFQNNAINFQYHLVNAAWTRPSTLVFFTGKYASANPVNFWDYPTTKSEVEAFYRTEKHPLPKLLKDNSFVTYMVGNNPFLTDKFGLGVDVGFDQLYDFSNYNEDTKKITKKTIEVLDEIVSEEKPFFLFLNYNDPHKPYTPPEGFTGRIQTKEILDEKKRNYLGEVAFVDEELGKVFEELKNKNLWDNTLILITADHGEVMNAAHAISPFTGTNTYYGHGQDLFLENIHVPLLIKLPGTTTKQSISSMTRSIDLFPTVLDYCEFSIPKSIQGKSLKPLIENLETTKRTYYGETRFTQGYGEGSEFLLQRSYRFHEVGKFWQGSVGSEFYLYSDAKKDPNQENSLRIPNISALKDMKLNPTLEKKILRFWKHIRSMEPKLPLYHLSVQPESKDTEIQIRVTQGTIRLETLPEDLDLEEKGKLVRIHTKRTKPFEISFEVYPDVSFPEFNVWFSKKQIPKSDIFTGYFGVSMASCQSNCDLLYESGSQRPIIHPNAKVYFWKEGGQKKSYSSKQELGTDALEILKKQGYVQ; via the coding sequence TTGAAACTAAAATCTGCTTTCATAAACTTCATTTTATTCGTTTTTCTATTTTGTTTTTTCCCTTTTTTCTTTTGTAAAAAGATAGGTTCAGATACTGAACCTGAATCGATTCCTTCAACCACAAAAAAACGTCCGAATGTTCTTTGGATTGTCATCGATTCCTTGAGAGGTGACATCATCGGTCATTATGGTGTCACACCTAACTTGGATTTGTTTCAAAATAATGCGATCAACTTCCAATACCATTTGGTAAATGCAGCTTGGACTAGGCCATCCACACTTGTTTTTTTTACCGGAAAGTATGCTTCTGCAAATCCTGTCAACTTTTGGGATTACCCCACTACAAAGTCAGAGGTTGAGGCATTCTATCGGACAGAAAAACACCCACTTCCTAAATTACTCAAAGATAATTCTTTTGTTACCTATATGGTTGGTAATAATCCATTTTTAACAGATAAGTTTGGTCTTGGGGTAGATGTCGGCTTTGATCAATTATACGACTTTTCTAATTACAATGAAGATACAAAAAAAATTACAAAAAAAACAATAGAAGTATTAGATGAAATTGTTTCTGAAGAAAAACCTTTTTTTCTATTTTTAAACTATAATGATCCACATAAACCATATACTCCGCCGGAAGGATTTACTGGTCGAATCCAAACTAAAGAAATTTTAGATGAAAAGAAACGAAATTATCTAGGTGAAGTTGCTTTTGTAGATGAAGAGTTGGGGAAGGTTTTTGAAGAGTTAAAAAACAAAAATCTTTGGGACAATACTCTCATCCTTATCACAGCAGATCACGGCGAGGTGATGAACGCAGCCCATGCCATTTCTCCTTTTACAGGAACGAATACATACTATGGTCATGGTCAGGATTTGTTTTTAGAAAATATCCATGTGCCTTTACTTATCAAATTACCTGGTACAACCACCAAACAGTCGATATCTTCTATGACTCGTTCCATTGATTTATTTCCGACAGTTCTTGATTATTGTGAATTTTCGATTCCTAAGTCCATTCAAGGAAAATCACTTAAACCATTAATTGAGAACTTGGAAACTACCAAACGTACATATTACGGCGAAACTAGATTTACACAAGGGTATGGCGAAGGGTCAGAATTCCTTTTGCAAAGATCGTATCGTTTCCATGAAGTCGGAAAATTTTGGCAAGGTTCTGTGGGTAGCGAATTCTATTTGTATTCCGATGCTAAAAAAGATCCCAATCAAGAAAATTCGTTACGTATTCCCAATATTTCAGCTTTGAAAGATATGAAATTAAATCCAACTTTGGAAAAGAAGATCCTTCGTTTTTGGAAACATATTCGTTCGATGGAACCCAAACTTCCTTTGTACCATCTTTCGGTCCAACCAGAATCTAAAGATACAGAAATCCAAATTCGAGTCACTCAAGGAACCATTCGTCTGGAGACTCTTCCTGAAGATTTGGATTTAGAAGAGAAGGGAAAATTGGTTCGGATTCATACAAAACGAACCAAGCCCTTTGAAATTAGTTTCGAAGTGTATCCCGATGTGAGTTTTCCAGAGTTCAATGTATGGTTTTCTAAAAAACAAATCCCAAAATCAGATATTTTTACAGGATACTTTGGTGTGAGTATGGCTTCTTGTCAGTCCAACTGCGATTTGTTATACGAATCGGGTTCCCAACGTCCTATCATCCATCCAAATGCAAAGGTTTATTTTTGGAAGGAAGGTGGACAAAAAAAATCTTATTCCTCCAAACAAGAATTAGGAACGGATGCTTTAGAAATTTTAAAAAAACAGGGATATGTTCAGTAG